A window of the Polaribacter batillariae genome harbors these coding sequences:
- a CDS encoding sterol desaturase family protein: protein MIYALITLAVFLVMECVTWLTHKYVMHGFGWYLHEDHHEPGYPHAFEKNDAFFIVFALPSMALFYFGTYTEHTYLFFIGLGILCYGIAYFLVHDVLIHQRFKWFKNTNNRYLKALRKAHKVHHKNMGKEGSQCFGMLFVPLKYFKEQNLL from the coding sequence ATGATTTACGCTTTAATAACATTAGCCGTTTTCTTAGTAATGGAATGTGTAACTTGGCTTACACACAAGTACGTAATGCATGGTTTCGGGTGGTATTTGCACGAAGACCATCACGAGCCAGGTTACCCACATGCATTCGAAAAAAACGATGCATTTTTTATAGTTTTTGCCCTACCAAGCATGGCCTTATTTTACTTTGGAACTTATACAGAACATACCTATTTATTTTTTATTGGCTTAGGTATTTTATGTTACGGAATCGCGTATTTCTTAGTACACGATGTATTAATACACCAACGTTTTAAATGGTTTAAAAACACAAATAATAGGTACTTAAAAGCATTAAGAAAAGCACATAAAGTGCACCATAAAAACATGGGAAAAGAAGGTAGCCAATGCTTTGGAATGCTATTTGTACCACTTAAATACTTTAAAGAACAAAACCTGTTGTAA
- a CDS encoding IS3 family transposase yields MYKKHKISKSKIIKMVGIVSSSYYRKPSGGKKGNKPTKETFHKTKGLVLQDDVVAAIKEVLKDEFIDCGYRLMTSYLNRDGYTINHKKLYRIMKEEGLLKLDNRIDRSGSGRKFVKFRKVYTSRPLECLEMDIKMVWIPSVGKNAYLLSVIDVHTRRILKDYFSFNIKQNHVIALLSALFEDCDYPNNVVIRSDNGSQFIAKKVREYLGLIGVQQEFTHIATPEENAHIEAYHGILKKEVFKRFDYQYFGEIEQILKRYVKFYNNRRIHGLLGRITPMEKWSQDKHLIRRNKLTA; encoded by the coding sequence ATATATAAAAAACATAAAATTAGCAAGAGTAAGATTATCAAAATGGTAGGTATTGTGTCAAGTAGCTATTATAGAAAGCCTAGTGGTGGTAAAAAAGGAAATAAGCCAACTAAAGAGACCTTTCACAAGACTAAAGGCCTGGTATTGCAGGATGACGTAGTTGCAGCTATTAAAGAGGTTTTAAAGGATGAATTTATAGATTGTGGCTATAGATTAATGACCAGTTATTTAAATAGAGACGGCTATACTATAAACCATAAAAAGCTATATAGAATTATGAAGGAAGAAGGTCTGTTGAAGCTTGACAATAGGATAGATAGAAGTGGTTCTGGACGTAAATTTGTAAAGTTTAGAAAGGTTTATACTTCTAGACCTTTGGAGTGTTTAGAGATGGATATAAAGATGGTTTGGATACCAAGTGTAGGTAAAAACGCTTATTTACTCTCGGTTATTGACGTTCACACACGTAGAATATTGAAAGACTATTTTTCCTTTAATATCAAACAAAATCACGTAATAGCGCTATTATCTGCATTGTTTGAAGATTGTGATTATCCCAATAATGTAGTTATTAGGAGTGATAATGGCAGTCAATTTATAGCAAAAAAAGTGCGTGAATATTTAGGATTAATCGGAGTACAACAAGAATTTACACACATTGCGACTCCAGAAGAGAATGCACATATTGAAGCATACCACGGAATATTAAAAAAAGAAGTATTCAAAAGGTTCGATTATCAATATTTTGGAGAAATAGAGCAAATACTAAAACGCTACGTGAAATTTTACAATAATAGAAGGATCCATGGTCTATTAGGACGAATAACTCCAATGGAAAAATGGAGTCAAGATAAACACCTTATTAGAAGAAATAAATTAACAGCTTAA
- a CDS encoding transposase, whose protein sequence is MKYKKWTLAQKLEILSVSEEIGIVEACRKYSVSTGTFYSWRKKFEHKGEAGLKVTYDTKSKELKEAEQENRVLRKLLSDREIELEVQRELLKKKFGTSDPRKI, encoded by the coding sequence ATGAAATACAAGAAATGGACATTAGCACAGAAGTTAGAAATACTATCAGTTTCAGAAGAAATCGGCATTGTTGAAGCCTGCCGAAAATACAGTGTAAGCACAGGTACTTTCTACAGTTGGCGGAAAAAGTTTGAGCACAAAGGTGAAGCTGGTTTAAAAGTTACCTATGACACTAAAAGCAAAGAACTTAAAGAAGCCGAACAAGAAAATCGTGTTTTAAGAAAATTACTAAGCGATAGAGAAATAGAACTTGAAGTGCAACGAGAACTTTTAAAAAAAAAGTTTGGAACGTCCGATCCAAGAAAGATCTAG
- the argH gene encoding argininosuccinate lyase, giving the protein MKLWDKGFSIDKKIELFTVGNDREIDIYIAKYDVQASLAHATMLASIGIITADELTDLKKGLQELATDIENETFVIEESFEDVHSKIEWELTNKLGEVGKKIHTARSRNDQVLVALQLYYKENLTIVNDKVKTLFDTLLNLAETHKDSLLPGYTHLQVAMPSSFGLWFSAYAELLIDDVYMLNAVAKVVDQNPLGSAAGYGSSFPIDRELTTKELDFATLKYNVVAAQLSRGKSERSIASVLGGLCNTMARFAMDVCLYMSQNFGFITFPDELTTGSSIMPHKKNPDVFELIRGKCNKIQALHTEMVLITNNLPTGYHRDFQLLKENIINAFEDVKDILDIFNYAIQQVIVKDIDLNDEKYQYLFTVDSINNLVVDGMSFREAYQQIGGQVQAGTYKPDLGKQHSHVGSIHNLSLDKIREKYMK; this is encoded by the coding sequence ATGAAACTTTGGGATAAAGGATTTTCAATAGATAAAAAAATAGAACTTTTTACAGTGGGTAATGATAGAGAAATTGACATATATATTGCAAAATATGATGTACAAGCTTCGTTAGCGCACGCTACAATGTTAGCATCTATTGGAATTATTACTGCTGATGAATTAACCGACTTAAAGAAAGGATTGCAAGAATTAGCCACAGATATCGAAAACGAAACCTTTGTAATTGAAGAATCTTTTGAAGATGTACATTCTAAAATTGAGTGGGAATTGACCAACAAATTAGGTGAGGTTGGTAAAAAAATTCATACTGCACGTTCTAGAAACGATCAAGTTTTAGTGGCTTTACAGTTGTATTATAAAGAAAATTTAACCATTGTAAATGACAAAGTAAAAACATTGTTTGATACCTTATTAAATCTTGCAGAAACGCATAAAGACAGTCTTTTACCAGGTTATACACATTTACAAGTGGCTATGCCATCATCATTCGGATTGTGGTTTTCTGCCTATGCAGAATTGTTAATCGACGATGTGTATATGCTAAACGCAGTTGCTAAAGTGGTAGATCAAAATCCTTTAGGTTCTGCTGCTGGTTATGGTAGCTCCTTTCCTATTGACAGAGAATTAACCACCAAAGAATTGGATTTTGCAACCTTAAAATACAACGTAGTGGCTGCTCAATTAAGCAGAGGAAAAAGCGAACGTTCTATTGCTTCTGTTTTGGGCGGATTGTGTAATACCATGGCTCGTTTTGCAATGGATGTTTGTTTGTATATGAGTCAGAATTTTGGATTTATCACGTTTCCTGATGAATTGACTACTGGAAGTAGCATTATGCCTCACAAGAAAAATCCTGATGTGTTTGAATTGATTCGTGGAAAATGCAATAAAATTCAGGCTTTGCATACAGAAATGGTGCTAATTACCAACAATTTGCCAACAGGTTATCACAGAGATTTTCAATTATTGAAAGAAAACATTATTAATGCTTTTGAAGACGTAAAAGATATTTTAGACATTTTTAATTATGCCATACAGCAAGTTATTGTAAAAGATATCGATTTGAATGACGAGAAATATCAGTATTTATTTACGGTAGACTCTATAAATAATTTGGTGGTTGATGGCATGAGTTTTAGAGAAGCTTATCAACAAATTGGTGGCCAAGTACAGGCAGGAACTTACAAACCAGATTTAGGAAAACAACATTCTCATGTAGGCAGTATTCATAATTTAAGTTTAGATAAAATTAGAGAGAAATATATGAAGTAG
- a CDS encoding M20 family metallo-hydrolase, translating to MKIQQLTEKAISLLKNLIETPSFSSEEDKTALLIENWFKTNNIPFKRTKNNVWATNKYFDKSKPTLLLNSHHDTVKPNSAYTNNPFKAFVKDDKLYGLGSNDAGGCLVSLIATFTHFYQQKDLKYNLVIVASAEEESSGSNGLNSMLSIIPHIDVAIVGEPTLMNLAIAEKGLVVFDAVVEGTPSHAAHPNNNNAIYNSIEVLQWFKDFKFEKTSKALGDVKMTVTQIKAGSQHNVVPAHVDLVIDVRVNDAYSNKEIAAILEKKSPCTKITPRSLRLNSSSISTEHDLVKAGITMGRKTYGSPTLSDQSVLTCQSLKLGPGDSTRSHSADEFIYISEIEEGIQIYIELLNRVIV from the coding sequence ATGAAAATTCAACAATTAACAGAAAAAGCAATTTCACTTTTAAAAAATTTAATTGAAACCCCATCTTTTTCATCCGAAGAAGATAAAACCGCTCTTTTGATTGAAAATTGGTTTAAAACCAATAATATTCCTTTTAAAAGAACAAAAAACAATGTTTGGGCAACCAATAAATATTTCGATAAAAGCAAACCGACTTTACTTTTAAACTCACATCACGATACTGTAAAACCAAATTCTGCTTACACGAACAACCCTTTTAAAGCTTTTGTTAAAGACGATAAATTATACGGTTTAGGTTCTAATGATGCTGGTGGATGTTTGGTTTCCTTAATAGCAACTTTTACGCATTTTTATCAGCAAAAAGATTTAAAATACAATTTGGTAATTGTGGCTTCTGCAGAAGAAGAAAGTAGTGGCTCAAATGGATTAAATAGCATGCTTTCTATAATTCCGCATATTGATGTGGCAATTGTTGGCGAACCAACCTTGATGAATTTAGCAATTGCAGAAAAAGGTTTGGTGGTTTTTGATGCTGTTGTAGAAGGTACTCCAAGTCATGCAGCGCATCCAAATAACAATAATGCTATTTATAATTCGATTGAAGTTTTACAATGGTTTAAAGATTTTAAGTTCGAAAAAACTTCGAAAGCTTTGGGTGACGTTAAAATGACGGTTACACAAATTAAAGCAGGTTCGCAACACAATGTGGTTCCTGCACATGTAGATTTGGTAATTGATGTTCGTGTAAATGACGCTTATTCTAACAAAGAAATTGCAGCGATTTTAGAAAAAAAATCTCCTTGCACAAAAATAACACCAAGAAGTTTACGCTTAAATTCATCGTCAATATCAACAGAACACGATTTAGTGAAAGCAGGAATTACGATGGGAAGAAAAACCTATGGTTCACCAACATTATCCGATCAATCTGTGTTAACTTGCCAGTCTTTAAAATTAGGGCCTGGAGATAGTACACGTTCTCATTCTGCTGATGAATTTATTTATATTTCAGAAATTGAAGAAGGAATTCAGATTTATATTGAATTGTTAAATCGGGTAATTGTTTAA
- the argB gene encoding acetylglutamate kinase produces MEKLSIIKIGGNIIEDETSLNAFLKLFSNLKGKKILVHGGGKRATSIASKLGIASKMVNGRRITDKDTLEVITMVYGGLVNKNVVAKLQAFNTNAIGLTGADINSIQSEKRPVKEIDFGFVGDVKKVNHANINKLIQADFTPVFCAITHDKNGQLLNTNADTIASSIAVGMSNLYETSIYYCFELNGVLQDFNDKESVIKNINSKQYQQLLEEKIIVDGMIPKIDNCFDALKNGVKKVHIGNTAMFTKENNNFTTITL; encoded by the coding sequence ATGGAAAAACTATCAATCATAAAAATAGGTGGAAACATTATAGAAGACGAAACTTCTTTAAATGCGTTTCTAAAACTATTTTCTAATCTAAAAGGAAAGAAAATATTAGTTCACGGAGGTGGAAAACGTGCTACAAGTATTGCATCAAAATTAGGCATAGCATCTAAAATGGTAAATGGTAGAAGAATTACCGATAAAGATACTTTAGAAGTAATTACCATGGTTTATGGTGGTTTAGTCAACAAAAATGTGGTTGCAAAACTACAAGCTTTCAACACAAATGCCATTGGTTTAACAGGTGCAGACATCAACAGTATTCAATCAGAAAAAAGACCTGTTAAAGAAATTGATTTTGGTTTTGTAGGAGATGTAAAAAAAGTAAATCATGCCAATATTAATAAATTAATTCAGGCAGATTTTACCCCCGTTTTTTGTGCCATTACTCACGATAAAAACGGACAATTATTAAACACAAATGCAGATACAATCGCAAGCAGCATTGCAGTAGGAATGAGTAATTTGTACGAAACATCTATTTATTATTGTTTTGAATTGAATGGTGTTTTACAAGATTTTAACGATAAAGAATCTGTAATTAAAAACATTAATTCTAAACAATACCAACAACTTTTAGAAGAAAAAATTATTGTAGATGGAATGATTCCTAAAATAGACAATTGCTTTGATGCTTTAAAAAACGGTGTAAAAAAAGTACATATAGGAAACACTGCTATGTTTACAAAAGAAAATAATAACTTTACCACAATTACTTTATAA
- a CDS encoding acetylornithine carbamoyltransferase yields MKNYTHINDIDNINSWIEEAKAIKKNPLKDIKLGENKTLGLLFFNSSLRTRLSTQKAALNLGMNPIVMNVSGDAWGIEFGDGTLMNGSTAEHIKEAAAVVSQYCDVIAIRAFATLTDKEKDENEVVLKSFLKFASVPIVNMESATGHPLQGFTDAITISENATKKKPKVVLTWAPHIKALPHAVGNSFVQTMQKMNVEFVITNPKGYNLNPEITKNTPIYHNQEDALKNADFVYAKNWSSYEDYGKVLKTDLDWTITNKKIGDAKFMHCLPVRRNVVVADEVLDGENSLVIEQSNNRTFAAQLVLKKILKQGV; encoded by the coding sequence ATGAAAAATTACACACATATAAACGATATCGACAATATTAATTCTTGGATTGAAGAGGCCAAAGCAATAAAGAAAAATCCACTAAAAGATATTAAATTAGGAGAAAACAAAACATTAGGTTTATTATTCTTTAATTCGAGTTTAAGAACGCGTTTAAGCACACAAAAAGCGGCATTGAATTTAGGAATGAATCCGATTGTAATGAATGTCTCTGGAGATGCTTGGGGAATTGAGTTTGGCGATGGAACTCTTATGAATGGTTCTACTGCAGAGCATATTAAAGAAGCAGCAGCTGTGGTTTCTCAATATTGCGATGTAATTGCCATAAGAGCTTTTGCTACTTTAACAGATAAAGAAAAAGACGAAAACGAAGTCGTTTTAAAATCTTTCTTAAAATTTGCATCTGTGCCCATTGTAAATATGGAGAGTGCTACTGGTCACCCACTTCAGGGTTTTACAGATGCAATTACCATTTCAGAAAATGCAACAAAGAAAAAACCAAAAGTCGTTTTAACTTGGGCACCACATATTAAAGCATTGCCCCATGCTGTTGGAAATAGCTTTGTGCAAACAATGCAAAAAATGAATGTTGAATTTGTAATTACAAATCCAAAAGGTTATAATTTAAATCCAGAAATCACAAAAAACACGCCTATTTATCATAACCAAGAAGATGCTTTAAAAAATGCAGATTTCGTGTATGCAAAAAACTGGAGTTCTTACGAAGATTATGGAAAAGTCTTAAAAACTGATTTAGATTGGACGATTACCAATAAAAAAATTGGAGACGCAAAATTTATGCATTGTTTGCCTGTTAGAAGAAATGTTGTGGTTGCTGATGAAGTTTTAGATGGAGAAAATTCTTTGGTCATAGAACAATCAAATAACAGAACTTTTGCAGCGCAATTGGTTTTGAAAAAAATTTTAAAGCAAGGGGTTTAA